A segment of the Triticum urartu cultivar G1812 chromosome 1, Tu2.1, whole genome shotgun sequence genome:
TAGCTTGAGAACCGACAAGTTATAATTCATTTGAGACTTGGAGCTAATCAACCATGTGTGCGAAGTCTATGATCAATCACAAGTTTTCGTGAGTGTTGCTAATTGTTTCGCTTGTTTCAGATCTCAGGCAACTTGATTTAACTGGAAATCTCATTTCTCAGTGGCAAGTATGTACCCCTTTTTTGCGAGTATACTTTCACAGATTTGATTTGAACTACAACCTTTTGCAATTCTTAACTAGTATGGACATAAGATATGCAACTGAATAAAATTGAAACAGACAAAAGAAATGCTACACCCGTTTGTCTTCTCGTACCGTTTGATTTTTATTTTAAAATTTGCCCATGCTATGTCATGAAGAATGACAGAGATGAGTAACTGGTATGTGGTGCTGCTATATTTCATCACTAATAAGCTTGGAGTTTTTACTAATTCTTGTGATAACATATTAGTGTCAGTTCTGCTGTCACTTATCAGTAAGTATTTCCTTGAATGTTCTTGTGTTAATGCTGTCCGTGTTCATTGTTATTACATCAGTTCAGAGCACCTTTAGTACTTTTTCTGAGTTGACAGTACATGTTTTATAACTTTTTTGCTGTCTCAACATGTCACTTTCTTTTATCTATGATTTTTTGCCGCTTATCTTCTGGAATGTTCCTAAACTGTTTGGATTTTTCTCAGGATATATTCTCTCTGTGTCAAGCTCTGCCATCTCTCGAAGTTCTTGATTTGACAAACAATACCATGGAGAATGACTTTGTAGAAAGTCCATTGCTGAAGAATATTCGTGTTTTGGTTCTCAACAACTGTGGTGTATCCTGGGAACTGGTATGTGCTATGCTGCATGCGGACTACTTGGAAATTTTATCAGTCGATACTAAATTATCAATCACACTAGAAGTTTGATGCTGACTTATGTGGAACAGATTGAAAAGCTTAACGTTCCATTTGCATGTCTCACTGACCTCCACCTAATATGGAACAAGCTGAACATAATTACGGTTAGCATTTCTCCACTTCTGTTCTTATGTGCTTTACATGAAATTGCTATCTTCTTGTTCTTCATCTCATCTGTATCCAAAGAAAAGAACAAAACATGTCAATACCTAACAAATGTTTTTGGAAGCTTTCTGCCAGTTCATTGCCAATGTGCTGCATTTTAAATGGATAACCATTCCCAAAGTCTGTAGTTCATACTTTTACTCCTTCAGGAAAGTGTGCAGTAAACAATATATGAGGACTAACTGTATTTTACCATCTTCTCCAGACCCCAGTTGGaaaatttgtgcacggtttcgaTACACTGCGGCTCTTAAATTTGGAAGACAATCACATTGTTTCATGGGATGAAATGGTGAAACTTTCTTATTTAAGAAGGTACAAGTATAAAAATTGAAGCTTTTGTACTTAAGTTAGTGCTACTTCAGCATTTCTTTCATTTGGATCTTGTGACTCGCAGCTTGGAACAGCTCCATTTGAACAAGAACAAGATAAAGCATGTAAGATACCCGTCTAATCTTCCATCATCAGGGCCTCTTGGTGATGTAGCTGTTCCGGCCTTCGAAAAATTGCAAGTCCTTTTATTAGGTATTTTTCGTGCTTGCCTTTTCGTGTATTCCCCTACTTCACAAACCTAAGAGTATAAGACAATACCTTGTACTGCCTTCTGTGCTGTTCAAGTAGAAACAGGCATGTTGTGCTAATGGTGACATTTAAATGCTTCAGGATCTAATGAAATAGAAGACTTTCCTTCTGTGGATTCACTTAACCTCTTTCCAAGTTTAATGGTGAGCTAGTTTCCAAGGAATCATCCTTCCAAATTTTACTTTGGTATTGCTGCGTAATTATAAATCGACATAGCTACACTGAAATCTGTTTTTTCTTGAAGGACGTCAGGATTTCTGATAATCCTATAGCTGATCCTGCCAAGGGTGGTGCTCCTCGATTTGTGCTTGTTGCTCGACTAGGAAATGTTAAAATACTAAATGGCAGTGAGGTAATTGCTGTTTCTCTGGGTGTGCCTTCAGCATGTATGTAGCAATACATTGCATCCTTAATATGTCATTCTTTTTCTAGGTAAGTGCACGTGAACGGAGGGAAGCAGAAATACGGTCAGTTAATCACTTTTGCCCATCTTGTAGGAAAAGCCATTGTCCCTGTAAATTATTACCTGCTTTATGACATTGATCGTGTATGGCTGGCTAGTCATCTCAAGTTGGTTGGCGGGGTCATATTTGTGTTTTTCTCCATGTCCATTAATTTTCTTCTAGCGTTCTGAGAAAGCCTCTTTAATTTCACACATCTTTAAATAAATATGGTTTGCCTATCTTCATAATTCTGATACTTGTGATGTGACATTATAGATACATTCGCCTTGTTATGGGAAAAGCAGAATCAAGTGACCCAGAAGTGCTCAAACAGCTACACCCTAGGTAAGTTTGTCAAAATTCCGTTCCATTTTGGCACTTAAGGATCCATCGAGGAGATAATCCATTGATTTGAGCATTTCTTTAAAGAAAATAGAAAATCCAATTGCTCAAATGGTGTTCCCATGTTCATCTCAGAAGGTTGATGTTGCAATATCACCCTAATGCAGTGACCTCTCTAACTAGAGGAGTACTTGTATGATTTTATCTTCTCTAATGAGAAGAATACTTTTGTAACATTAACTGACTGTAAAGTGCTATGTTTCACTTGTTAGTCAATTAGGACTATATGGTTTGCTTATCGCTGACATGTATTTGTGTTTTGTGGCATTGCTTGCCAATTTGATTAATTCTCAAAAGATTCCTGATTTTTGGATCAACAGTAATTAATTGATTATACTTAGGCAGCACATAATTGTTAATGCAGGTTTGCTGAACTGAAGGCCTTTCATGGCATTGAGGATGAGAAGCCAACTTCAAGGACGTCAGGCCCACAAAAGATGGCTTCTGGGCTTATAAGTAATTATCTTGAACTACATAAATTGGACAATAATATGGCTACATGAATGAACTGGGATTTTTCTGTTCTGCATGCAGGTATCACCTTGAAATGTGTGGGGCCATCCATGGGTGAGAAGCAACCATTGACAAAGAAACTGCCTCCTGCAACTACTGTAAGTGCTTCATACCACTTGTCTATCCTTATTTTTGGCTCCCTCTGGCACTTATTTGTACTGCTTACAGTGATGACAGATCGTTCATCCGATCTGCTTTGTCGCATTCAATGTTTTAACTGTCATTTTTTTTTGTGTAGGTTGGAAAGCTGAAATCTTTGTGCGAGAGCTTCTTTAAACTGAAGGACATCAAACTGAGATTATTTCTTGAAGAAGAGGTATGACATATATTGTGTCTCTCCATTATTTCCTCCACAGTTGAACTTCTGGAGTTCTATTGCTCATGTACAAAAGTCTGATTAAAAAAAGTACTGCTTAGTTGTCTCCGAAAGAACCTGCTTGTGAATATGCCAATATTTGAAATagattattattcatgctatgGTTGTGTTTTAGCAGGGATGCCCACTACCACAACTACTTGAAGAAGAGACGGCTTCGCTTGTGGAGCTTGGGATAGGCACAGGAGCAACTATTATCGTCGATGAAGAAAGCTAGTCCTCTGCTGGGAACAGAAGAAAGAACATATGTATTTGTGTGCACGGATACCACACTATGATTACTTTAAAAGAACCAGTCTTCTTTTTTCTGTTCATTTGTTAGAGAAAATGTGGTCTTCTTGGTGTGATGTTATATTTGTTTAGACATGTGAGATGCTGTATTTTATAGCTGTGCTGCTGAAAACAGATGCTGTTTTTGTAGCTCTTTGTGAGGGCAGATAGAAAATCAGCTTTATCCTTATCCTCATCATATGGCCACAAGGCCTCACACCACAAATAATGCTACTACTCATATTTCTTTGTTTCTGTGGCTACAAAGTTTCCCAGTCGCTGTCCTTTGTCTCTCTTCTTCAGAGGCTTGAGGATGGTTTGCCTTGTGCATTGCACTGCATAGGGCTGTAAAACTTGGAAGGTTTCTgaggcaagcagcagcagcagctatGGAGCCTGCCAGTGCTAGCTTGGTCTCCCTGAGGGCATCCACCGCCACGAGCCGCAGCTGCTTCTCATGTCGGCAGCGAGCGACGCCCAGGACCAGGATGCTTCCGGCCATGGTGTCCAAGTCTGGGGCGAAACTGGTATGTGTATCTCGTCACATAATTTCAGTTTCTTCATCTTCTCGGCACCAGCTGGTTGTAGCCAGTGGCGAATCCAGGACGAAATTGGAGGGTGGGCTCAAAGTTAACAGCGAAAAAAAAATGAAATGATCGCTTGAAGAAAAACAACATCATCTCCTTATTCTTTTGTCCAAATAATCTAAGATTTTCCCAGATTACTACTAGAAACATGTAGTATTCACTGGGATTTTTCTGAAATTTATGGAAAACATTAAATTTTGAACCTTCCTAGCTAAATAGCCTTGGGACAATGTTACAGTAGTATTTATGGAAAATTCCAGTAAAGACTACAATCTCCTTGTCCAAATATGCTCAAACTTTCGCATAATACTACTGAAAACATGTACTAGTATTTACTGGAATTTTTCTACGAGTGTGGTCCGCCGCCGGCCGCCCCAACGCTGACCAACGCTAGGTCTGGAGCCCTGGACCTGGAGCGTGAGCAGTGCGTGCGGCGTGCCTGGAAGCCTGGATGCGTGTATTACGTGCTTCGTTGCTTTGGTTGGGCAGTCCTGCGTGTGGGCTGTTGCCTGTTGTTGTGCTGATAGGCTAAGCAGAGAAGAATAGTAGTATATTAAAAAAATAATCATATTTTTAGAGGGTAGGCTCGAGCCCTATGAAGCCCACCTACTGGACTCGCCACTGGTTGTAGCCATGGCTATTGTTGCTGGCTTGCTGCACAGAAGCAATTCTTGCCAGTGTTGTATTGAAGAAGATGCTGCTTGTGCTGTGCAGGTGGCTTCAGGCTGCAAGACATGCAGGGGGAAGGGTGCAGTGGAATGCGAAGGCTGCAAGGCAAGACCAATCTCTGCTTGCTGCTGCCATACATATCTTGTCTTCTCAAGGCCATTTATTATTATCTGCAAATGCTTTTTTTAATAACTATTGATGAGTGGAGATAACTGATTGATGAATGATGATGCAGGGGACTGGCAGGAACAAGAAGAACGGCAACATCTTCGAGAGATGGAAGTAGGTTTTTCTGATTAATTAAAAAGACAAATGTTAAGCCATGATGATATGATCTATTTGTTGTGCTAGGATAGGACTGTTACTTATTAGTGTTTGTGTGGCTAAACTGCTGGTATTATGGGATATGGTTCAGGTGCTTCGACTGCCAGGGGTTTGGGATGAGGAAGTGCCCCACCTGCGGCAAGGGAGGCCTCACACCGGAGCAGAGAGGAGAAAGATAGAAGAAACATCAAGCATCCATCCATCCATGGCAGATGCACTCTCCAATGTCTTATTTATCATGCTCAACTTTGCTCGAATTCTGACTACTATCTAGAAGTAAGTATCAACCAGAATTGCCAAACAAAATGTCGAAAACCGAATATGGTGATACACATATTTGGTTTGAGAACCAGCAGTATAATGCCAAGCAGAATGTTGTGAGGAAATCAACTGGTTTCTGCGCGTATTGACTGGTCTGGAGGCTTTTGAATCTATATGTTGTAAGTATTTTTTTTTTGAATATATTCAGTTTGTCGTAAGTATTATTTAAAAAACTAAGTGCCTCTCTTGGGCGATGGGTGGCACTCATCTGAGGTTGCATGTGGCCCCTTTGCACATTTAGCTACAGAGCACCAATGTGCCGCCTCAGGTTTGTGCCCATTGCAGTGGCTGCCTGGTGGGCTTTCCACAACATGTTCAGTTTCAATAGAAATTTTTGCCCATTAAGTTCATCTGAGACACATGATGGATAAATCCGTCATGTGATAACAAGTTTATGTATCCACCCTAAATTATTGATATGTCTAGTTCAGCCAACGGAATCACAAAATATTAGCCATACAAATATACTCCTTCCGTTCGAAAaagcttgtccctcaaatggatgtatctaaaatcaagttagtgctagatacatccatttgaggaacaagcttgggacaagttttttcagacggagggagtatgtattTGCAAAAGATGGTCGCTCAAGTTTCTTGCCTTGGATGCAAATTTTTTTAAAACTATTTGGATCCATAATCAACAAAACTAAGAATATCAGTCCCATACACCATAAAAATCACAAGTAGAGTAGCAAGCCAAACACATCATATAGTTGAATAAATCAATAAAAAAGTAATCACAAATGAGAAGATGGAAATAACTTGTTAACTTCCAACtcccataagactcacatgaaaAAAATTGATGCTAAAATACGGCCAACTAAATA
Coding sequences within it:
- the LOC125542513 gene encoding tubulin-folding cofactor E isoform X1, with the protein product MAAAGAAGFRLGQRVHAAGDPRRSGTVRYLGPVDGHSGDWVGVDWDGGAGGRHDGSLAGRRYFSAAGDRSASFARPSALSAGIALPDALRLRYRVDDFTKEEQDEMYVFSTSQKRVSVELVGTNKVRDKLKNFDELLCASVSFMGVSSIGSLEELQGLVPNLRQLDLTGNLISQWQDIFSLCQALPSLEVLDLTNNTMENDFVESPLLKNIRVLVLNNCGVSWELIEKLNVPFACLTDLHLIWNKLNIITTPVGKFVHGFDTLRLLNLEDNHIVSWDEMVKLSYLRSLEQLHLNKNKIKHVRYPSNLPSSGPLGDVAVPAFEKLQVLLLGSNEIEDFPSVDSLNLFPSLMDVRISDNPIADPAKGGAPRFVLVARLGNVKILNGSEVSARERREAEIRYIRLVMGKAESSDPEVLKQLHPRFAELKAFHGIEDEKPTSRTSGPQKMASGLISITLKCVGPSMGEKQPLTKKLPPATTVGKLKSLCESFFKLKDIKLRLFLEEEQGCPLPQLLEEETASLVELGIGTGATIIVDEES
- the LOC125542513 gene encoding tubulin-folding cofactor E isoform X2, which produces MAAAGAAGFRLGQRVHAAGDPRRSGTVRYLGPVDGHSGDWVGVDWDGGAGGRHDGSLAGRRYFSAAGDRSASFARPSALSAGIALPDALRLRYRVDDFTKEEQDEMYVFSTSQKRVSVELVGTNKVRDKLKNFDELLCASVSFMGVSSIGSLEELQGLVPNLRQLDLTGNLISQWQDIFSLCQALPSLEVLDLTNNTMENDFVESPLLKNIRVLVLNNCGVSWELIEKLNVPFACLTDLHLIWNKLNIITTPVGKFVHGFDTLRLLNLEDNHIVSWDEMVKLSYLRSLEQLHLNKNKIKHVRYPSNLPSSGPLGDVAVPAFEKLQVLLLGSNEIEDFPSVDSLNLFPSLMDVRISDNPIADPAKGGAPRFVLVARLGNVKILNGSEVSARERREAEIRYIRLVMGKAESSDPEVLKQLHPRFAELKAFHGIEDEKPTSRTSGPQKMASGLISITLKCVGPSMGEKQPLTKKLPPATTVGKLKSLCESFFKLKDIKLRLFLEEEGCPLPQLLEEETASLVELGIGTGATIIVDEES
- the LOC125542523 gene encoding protein PHOTOSYSTEM I ASSEMBLY 2, chloroplastic-like, which produces MEPASASLVSLRASTATSRSCFSCRQRATPRTRMLPAMVSKSGAKLVASGCKTCRGKGAVECEGCKGTGRNKKNGNIFERWKCFDCQGFGMRKCPTCGKGGLTPEQRGER